Proteins from a single region of Verrucomicrobiota bacterium:
- a CDS encoding cation:proton antiporter, with amino-acid sequence MSNLQLAIYFFFQIAVILAVCQAVGKVAARFGQPQVVAEMIAGVMLGPSLLGWLWPEAFARLFPKETLRVLFPVSQLGLAAYMFVVGMEFRVDIVRDRFRSAVAVSTAGMAAPFVLGGLLGWYFHAETALFPADVSRMEAILFLGASMCITAFPMLARIIHFKGLAGTTMGTVALGAGAIDDAAAWCLLALVLASFDDQPARALLNIGGGIGYVLVTLGVVRPILARWARAIEGRGVLSDREFVVCLVCLALGAWFTDLIGLHAVFGAFTMGVAMPRGLVTRALIERIQPLTVALLLPFFFTYSGLNTQITLLDTAALWGMAGLVLAAAMAGKGGACWLAARATGISHRESLGIGTLMNARGLMELIIINIGLERGLITPSLFAALVIMAVVTTLMASPVFDRLVHRGSAAAPPMPRGEFTN; translated from the coding sequence GTGAGCAATCTCCAGCTGGCCATTTACTTCTTTTTTCAAATCGCCGTGATCCTGGCGGTGTGCCAGGCGGTCGGGAAAGTGGCGGCGCGCTTTGGACAGCCCCAAGTTGTGGCGGAGATGATTGCCGGGGTGATGCTTGGTCCTTCCCTGTTGGGCTGGCTCTGGCCCGAGGCGTTCGCTCGCCTTTTTCCCAAGGAGACCTTGCGGGTCTTGTTCCCGGTGTCCCAGCTTGGTCTGGCGGCCTACATGTTCGTCGTTGGCATGGAGTTCCGGGTGGATATCGTGCGGGATCGATTCCGGAGCGCGGTGGCGGTCTCCACGGCCGGCATGGCGGCGCCGTTCGTCCTGGGGGGATTGCTCGGTTGGTACTTCCATGCGGAAACGGCCCTCTTTCCCGCCGATGTTTCGAGGATGGAAGCGATTTTATTCTTGGGCGCTTCCATGTGCATCACCGCCTTTCCCATGCTGGCGCGGATTATTCATTTCAAGGGACTGGCGGGCACCACGATGGGGACGGTGGCTTTGGGTGCGGGCGCCATCGACGACGCGGCAGCCTGGTGTCTGCTCGCGTTGGTGCTGGCGAGCTTCGACGACCAACCCGCCCGGGCGTTGCTCAACATTGGCGGGGGAATAGGTTACGTGCTCGTCACGCTCGGCGTGGTGCGTCCCATCCTGGCTCGCTGGGCGCGAGCGATCGAAGGTCGTGGCGTGCTCTCAGACCGGGAATTCGTCGTGTGCCTCGTCTGCCTGGCTCTGGGAGCGTGGTTTACGGATCTCATCGGATTGCACGCGGTTTTTGGCGCTTTCACTATGGGAGTGGCCATGCCGCGCGGGCTGGTCACGCGCGCCTTGATCGAACGGATTCAGCCATTGACGGTGGCTCTGCTGCTGCCGTTTTTCTTTACCTACTCCGGATTGAACACGCAGATCACTCTGTTGGATACCGCTGCGTTGTGGGGCATGGCGGGATTAGTGTTGGCGGCCGCGATGGCTGGGAAGGGAGGAGCGTGCTGGTTGGCGGCGCGTGCGACCGGGATATCCCACAGGGAATCCTTGGGCATCGGCACCCTCATGAACGCACGCGGCCTGATGGAGCTGATTATTATCAACATCGGCCTGGAGCGCGGACTGATCACCCCCTCTCTCTTCGCGGCTCTGGTGATCATGGCCGTCGTGACGACCTTGATGGCTTCGCCCGTGTTTGACCGGTTGGTGCATCG